A part of Primulina eburnea isolate SZY01 chromosome 10, ASM2296580v1, whole genome shotgun sequence genomic DNA contains:
- the LOC140803914 gene encoding peptidyl-prolyl cis-trans isomerase CYP26-2, chloroplastic-like produces the protein MHSSSRFLCQIHQLPLKPLQFPVTQTPPNQILRRDLTFSSLLLIMMGPLNPQPLRAETLVITPDKAIVPCVDKNPETGKQAFLDVSINGEPVGRIVIGLYSDVVPSGSSRFSDLVSGAGGVSYRSKEFVKITPNYVQHGGLRYYGGDAEIARKTGSKLPVLDGLVEELEKQNGSCVGTKNVAKSVSIIVRDPLKPPPKLSLVATEGKLKIGQDEVGTDPNGTEFVIATKDSPELDASALVVGRVIEGMDVVERIGRVDTVKDNTSSPYFRVAKLTGDERAVVAERGFNTPHSKVVITNCGLIMDTT, from the exons ATGCATTCTTCATCACGGTTTCTGTGTCAAATCCACCAGCTTCCCCTGAAGCCACTTCAATTTCCTGTGACGCAAACTCCCCCCAATCAAATCCTCCGCCGGGACTTAACCTTTTCATCCTTGCTGCTAATCATGATGGGCCCTCTCAACCCGCAACCACTGCGAgcagaaacattggtgattacACCGGATAAGGCCATTGTTCCATGCGTGGACAAAAACCCAGAAACGGGAAAGCAAGCATTTCTTGATGTGTCCATAAATGGAGAGCCTGTTGGCAGAATCGTGATTGGGCTGTACAGCGACGTTGTCCCATCTGGGTCCTCCAGGTTTAGTGATCTTGTCTCCGGGGCAGGGGGCGTGAGTTACCGCAGTAAAGAGTTCGTAAAAATCACGCCTAACTACGTGCAACATGGTGGGCTTCGATATTACGGTGGGGATGCGGAGATAGCCAGGAAAACCGGAAGTAAATTGCCGGTACTCGACGGTTTAGTGGAGGAATTGGAGAAACAGAATGGTTCTTGTGTAGGGACCAAGAACGTGGCCAAAAGTGTGAGCATTATTGTGAGGGATCCATTGAAACCGCCTCCGAAGCTGTCGCTGGTTGCGACAGAAGGGAAGCTGAAAATCGGTCAAGACGAAGTCGGAACGGATCCGAACGGGACGGAGTTCGTGATTGCGACGAAGGACTCGCCGGAATTGGATGCCTCTGCTTTGGTGGTGGGGAGAGTGATTGAAGGAATGGATGTTGTTGAGAGGATTGGCAGAGTTGATACTGTTAAAGACAATACATCTTCTCCTTACTTTAG GGTGGCCAAGCTGACAGGAGACGAAAGAGCTGTGGTAGCAGAAAGAGGCTTCAACACACCTCACTCCAAAGTGGTGATCACAAATTGTGGACTCATCATGGACACTACCTAA
- the LOC140803335 gene encoding LOW QUALITY PROTEIN: DExH-box ATP-dependent RNA helicase DExH3-like (The sequence of the model RefSeq protein was modified relative to this genomic sequence to represent the inferred CDS: deleted 1 base in 1 codon) encodes MFFLLLPLLSSPSSSFSFPYTYQRSLGYGRFAYDEYPSEEDSDREVSSSSKQQLGDSTLDNVEEWRWKLTMLMRNKSEQEVVSRDKKDRRDFEQLSALAIRMGLHSGRYEKVVVFSKFPLPNYRPDLDEKRPQREVMLPIGLQRQVESHLRSHLSRKAVTKHDTFLTSSAAHNLALDGPYEPEESSTQNVISETIVRRRSLQMHNKQQDWQESPEGQKMQEFRRSLPSYKERDLLLNVVAQNQVVVVSGETGCGKTTQLPQYILESEIDAARGAACNIICTQPRRISAIAVAERVAAERGEKIGESVGYKVRLEGMRGRDTRLLFCTTGILLRRLLVDRNLKGVTHVIVDEIHERGMNEDFLLIVLKDLLPRRPELRLILMSATLNADLFSSYFGGAPMIHIPGFTYPVRSHFLENILEMTGYRLTPYNQIDNYGQEKMWKMQKQALRKRKTQIASAVEEALSAADYKEHNYRIRESLSCWNPDSVGFNLIEHVLCHICRNERPGAVLVFMTGWDDINSLKDQLQAHPLFGDPSRVLLLACHGSMASAEQKLIFERPKDGVRKIVLATNMAETSITINDVVYVIDCGKAKETSYDAINNTPCLLPTWISKASARQRKGRAGRVQPGECFHLYPRCVYDVFADYQVPELLRTPLQSLCLQIKSLQLGSISDFLSKALQQPEPLSVQNAIQYLKIIGALDENENLTVLGRNLSMLPVEPKLGKMLIYGAIFNCLDPIMTIVACLSVRDPFLMPFDKKDLAESAKAQFSARDYSDHLCLVRAYDGWKDAEKERTGYEYCWRNFLSAQTLKAIDSLRKQFFYLLKDIGIIESEESCNTWSGDEHINRAVICAGLFPAVSFVVNKEKSILLKTMEDGAVLLHSNSVNAQESKIPFPWLVFNEKVKVNAVFLRDSTGVPDSAVLLFGGKISRGESDGHVKMLNGYLDFFMKPELADTYLRLNRELDEFVQKKLLNKKLDIQSYSELLSAVGLLVSEDKCEGRFVFGRQVSAPSKKKSKETRDLGSGGGDNAKSDLQTLLCRAGHQAPTYKTTQLKNNRFRSTVIFNGLDFVGQPCGSKKEAEKDAAAEAVRWFTGESQSSQETVDYMSALLKKSKKKQQTSATRWR; translated from the exons ATGTTTTTTCTTTTGCTGCCGCTACTTTCGTCCCCTTCATCTTCGTTTTCTTTCCCGTATACCTACCAGCGGAGTTTGGGATACGGGAGGTTTGCTTACGATGAGTACCCGTCGGAGGAGGATTCTGACCGTGAAGTCAGTTCGTCTTCTAAGCAACAATTG GGTGATTCGACTCTTGATAACGTTGAAGAGTGGAGGTGGAAGTTGACCATGCTTATGCGCAACAAAAGCGAGCAAGAAGTTGTGTCCAGGGATAAAAAAGACCGACGTGATTTTGAGCAGCTTTCGGCGTTGGCAATCAGAATGGGATTGCACAG TGGTCGGTATGAAAAGGTAGTTGTATTTAGCAAATTCCCGTTGCCAAACTACAGACCAGATTTGGAC GAGAAGCGGCCTCAGAGGGAG GTGATGCTACCAATTGGGTTGCAAAGACAGGTAGAGTCTCATCTTAGATCACACCTTTCTAGAAAGGCTGTGACGAAGCATGATACCTTTTTGACATCAAGTGCAGCCCATAACCTAGCACTTGATGGACCATATGAGCCTGAGGAGTCATCCACCCAGAATGTTATATCTGAGACTATTGTCAGGCGAAGGAGCTTGCAAATGCACAATAAACAGCAAGACTGGCAA GAGTCTCCAGAAGGCCAGAAGATGCAAGAATTTAGACGAAGCCTTCCCTCGTATAAAGAGCGAGACTTGTTACTGAATGTCGTGGCCCAGAATCAG GTGGTAGTTGTCTCTGGTGAAACTGGCTGTGGAAAAACTACACAACTCCCTCAATACATCTTAGAGTCAGAAATCGATGCTGCTCGGGGAGCTGCATGCAATATTATCTGCACCCAACCAAGAAGAATATCTGCTATTGCTGTGGCTGAAAGGGTTGCAGCCGAGCGTGGTGAGAAGATAGGAGAATCT GTTGGTTACAAAGTGCGGCTGGAGGGAATGAGGGGGAGAGATACCCGTCTCCTTTTTTGTACTACCGGAATCCTTTTAAGGAGATTATTGGTTGACAGAAATTTGAAAGGTGTAACTCATGTTATTGTCGATGAGATTCATGAGCGCGGAATGAATGAAG ACTTCCTTCTAATTGTCCTGAAGGATCTCCTTCCTCGTCGACCTGAGCTGAGACTGATTTTGATGAGTGCAACCCTAAATGCTGATCTTTTCTCTTCTTATTTTGGTGGTGCTCCTATGATTCACATTCCG GGATTTACGTATCCTGTTCGGAGTCATTTCCTGGAAAATATTCTAGAAATGACTGGCTACAGGTTGACACCATATAATCAAATTGATAATTATGGTCAAGAAAAGATGTGGAAAATGCAGAAGCAGGCTCTTAGGAAGAGGAAAACTCAGATAGCTTCAGCTGTTGAG GAAGCTCTTAGTGCTGCTGATTACAAGGAGCATAATTATAGGATTCGGGAGTCTCTCTCTTGCTGGAATCCAGATTCTGTTGGCTTTAATCTCATTGAGCATGTGCTTTGTCATATTTGTCGCAACGAAAGACCTGGTGCTGTGCTGGTATTTATGACTGGTTGGGATGACATAAATTCTTTGAAAGATCAGCTTCAAGCCCATCCACTTTTTGGAGATCCAAGCAGGGTTCTATTACTTGCGTGCCACGGTTCCATGGCCAGTGCAGAGCAG aaattgatttttgaaaGACCCAAGGATGGAGTTCGGAAGATTGTTCTTGCAACTAACATGGCGGAAACAAGTATCACCATAAATGATGTAGTTTATGTGATTGATTGTGGTAAAGCTAAAGAGACATCTTATGATGCAATAAATAACACTCCATGTTTGCTTCCTACTTGGATCTCGAAGGCTTCTGCTCGCCAA AGAAAAGGCAGAGCGGGTCGTGTACAACCAGGCGAGTGTTTCCATCTTTATCCTAGATGTGTGTATGATGTCTTTGCGGATTATCAAGTGCCAGAACTTCTGAGAACTCCTTTACAGTCTCTCTGCTTGCAAATCAAGAGTCTACAACTTGGAAGTATTTCAGACTTCCTATCTAAAGCCCTACAACAACCTGAACCTTTATCT GTCCAAAACGCCATCCAGTATTTAAAGATAATTGGTGCCTTGGATGAAAATGAAAACCTTACAGTACTAG GACGCAACCTGTCCATGCTTCCAGTTGAGCCGAAGCTTGGAAAAATGCTCATATATGGTGCTATTTTCAATTGCTTAGATCCAATAATGACAATTGTTGCTTGCTTAAGTGTCAGAGATCCATTCTTGATGCCATTTGATAAGAAGGAT CTGGCTGAGTCTGCAAAGGCACAGTTTTCTGCACGTGACTACAGTGATCATCTATGTCTAGTGAGGGCTTATGATGGTTGGAAAGATGCTGAAAAGGAGCGAACTGGATATGAGTACTGTTGGAGAAATTTTCTCTCTGCACAGACTCTAAAAGCCATTGATTCCCTTAGGAAGCAGTTTTTTTATCTTCTTAAAGACATCGGTATAATTGAAAGTGAGGAGAGTTGCAACACATGGAGTGGTGATGAACATATCAATCGAGCAGTTATATGTGCTGGCCTGTTCCCTGCAGTAAGCTTTGTGGTG AACAAGGAGAAGTCGATATTATTAAAAACAATGGAGGATGGTGCAGTTCTTTTGCATTCG AATTCTGTTAATGCCCAAGAAAGCAAAATTCCATTCCCGTGGCttgtttttaatgaaaaagtGAAAGTGAATGCAGTGTTCCTTCGTGATTCAACTGGAGTACCTGATTCGGCAGTTCTCTTATTCGGAGGAAAAATTTCTAGAGGGGAATCA GACGGCCATGTGAAAATGCTGAATGGATATCTGGACTTTTTCATGAAGCCTGAGTTGGCTGATACGTATCTGAGATTAAATAGAGAGCTCGATGAATTTGTTCAGAAAAAG cttttaaacaaaaaattggACATACAGAGTTATAGTGAACTTCTATCAGCGGTGGGATTATTGGTCTCAGAGGACAAGTGTGAAGGAAGATTTGTGTTTGGGCGTCAGGTATCAGCACCGTCCAAAAAGAAATCAAAAGAAACCCGAGATTTAGGAAGTGGTGGTGGTGATAACGCGAAATCTGACCTACAAACCTTGCTTTGTAGGGCTGGACATCAGGCACCAACCTACAAGACTACCCAACTAAAAAACAACAGGTTCAGATCCACTGTTATATTCAATGGACTTGATTTTGTTGGCCAGCCTTGTGGTAGCAAGAAAGAGGCAGAAAAAGACGCTGCTGCTGAGGCTGTGAGATGGTTTACCGGTGAGAGCCAATCATCTCAAGAGACTGTAGATTATATGTCTGCCCTTctaaagaaaagcaagaagaaaCAACAGACTTCTGCTACAAGGTGGAGGTAA